A portion of the Mauremys reevesii isolate NIE-2019 linkage group 18, ASM1616193v1, whole genome shotgun sequence genome contains these proteins:
- the FICD gene encoding protein adenylyltransferase FICD isoform X1 — protein sequence MARGLTHEKGDAPCVHPWDQMNLLSMAVVADPELKWMSLWLRVRWAAVLMVLVGSLLVLLLPLAAVEEQCQAVLKGLSFLKNKLGVGYVGITRYTGQTTGLSVTSGRLELMVLKSKPSPEIKLEAKAALNQALEMKRQGKREKAHKLFMYALKMDPDYVDALNEFGIFSEEEKDIIQADYLYSKALTISPCHEKALINRDRTLPLVEEIDQRYFSIIDSKVKKVMSIPKGNSALRRVMEESYYHHIYHTVAIEGNTLTLSEIRHIIETRYAVPGKSLVEQNEVIGMHAAMKYVNTTLVSRIGTVTISDVLEIHRRVLGYVDPVEAGRFRTTQVFVGHHIPPHPQDVEKQMQEFVQWINSEDAMSLHPVEFAALAHYKLVYIHPFVDGNGRTSRLLMNLILMQAGYPPITIRKEQRAEYYHVLEAANEGDVRPFIRFIAKCTETTLDMLLIATTEYSVGLPEADGSTARYKQTIPVKT from the exons ATGGCGCGGG GTCTGACCCATGAGAAAGGAGATGCTCCTTGTGTCCACCCCTGGGACCAGATGAATCTCTTGTCGATGGCTGTGGTGGCGGATCCTGAGCTGAAATGGATGAGTCTGTGGCTCCGTGTCAGATGGGCAGCAGTGCTAATGGTCCTGGTGGGCTCTCTGTTGGTGCTgttgctcccactggctgcagtagAAGAGCAGTGTCAGGCAGTGCTCAAAGGACTCTCCTTCCTGAAAAATAAATTGGGAGTAGGCTATGTAGGGATTACCAGGTACACAGGGCAGACAACTGGGCTCAGCGTGACTTCAGGTAGATTAGAGCTGATGGTGCTGAAATCCAAACCTTCCCCAG AAATCAAATTAGAAGCCAAAGCAGCTTTGAATCAAGCCCTTGAAATGAAACGGCAGGGAAAGCGTGAGAAAGCCCATAAACTCTTCATGTATGCCCTCAAGATGGATCCAGATTATGTGGATGCTCTGAATGAGTTTGGCATCTTTTCTGAAGAGGAGAAAGACATCATTCAAGCAGACTACTTGTACTCCAAAGCACTGACCATTTCTCCTTGTCATGAAAAAGCTCTGATCAATCGGGACCGAACTCTGCCCCTGGTTGAAGAGATAGACCAGAGATACTTTAGCATTATTGACAGCAAAGTTAAAAAAGTGATGTCAATCCCCAAAGGCAATTCAGCCCTGCGTCGAGTGATGGAAGAGTCCTATTACCACCATATTTATCACACAGTTGCCATTGAAGGGAACACATTAACACTCTCTGAAATACGGCACATCATTGAGACCAGATATGCTGTTCCTGGGAAAAGTCTCGTGGAGCAGAATGAAGTCATCGGTATGCATGCTGCTATGAAATATGTAAATACCACCCTGGTATCCCGAATAGGCACTGTAACCATCAGCGACGTTTTGGAGATACACAGGAGAGTGCTGGGCTATGTAGACCCGGTGGAAGCTGGGAGGTTTAGGACTACCCAGGTGTTTGTAGGACATCATATCCCACCCCATCCTCAAGATGTTGAAAAACAGATGCAGGAGTTTGTACAGTGGATCAACTCCGAAGATGCCATGAGCTTACACCCTGTGGAATTTGCTGCCTTAGCCCATTATAAACTGGTCTATATCCACCCATTTGTAGATGGCAATGGAAGGACTTCACGCCTGTTAATGAATCTCATACTAATGCAGGCAGGCTATCCACCCATCACAATCCGTAAGGAGCAAAGGGCAGAGTATTATCATGTCTTAGAAGCAGCCAATGAAGGAGATGTGAGACCTTTCATACGCTTCATTGCAAAATGTACTGAGACCACTTTAGATATGCTGCTTATTGCCACAACAGAATATTCAGTTGGTTTACCTGAGGCTGATGGCAGCACTGCTAGATACAAGCAAACTATTCCAGTCAAAACTTGA
- the FICD gene encoding protein adenylyltransferase FICD isoform X2: protein MNLLSMAVVADPELKWMSLWLRVRWAAVLMVLVGSLLVLLLPLAAVEEQCQAVLKGLSFLKNKLGVGYVGITRYTGQTTGLSVTSGRLELMVLKSKPSPEIKLEAKAALNQALEMKRQGKREKAHKLFMYALKMDPDYVDALNEFGIFSEEEKDIIQADYLYSKALTISPCHEKALINRDRTLPLVEEIDQRYFSIIDSKVKKVMSIPKGNSALRRVMEESYYHHIYHTVAIEGNTLTLSEIRHIIETRYAVPGKSLVEQNEVIGMHAAMKYVNTTLVSRIGTVTISDVLEIHRRVLGYVDPVEAGRFRTTQVFVGHHIPPHPQDVEKQMQEFVQWINSEDAMSLHPVEFAALAHYKLVYIHPFVDGNGRTSRLLMNLILMQAGYPPITIRKEQRAEYYHVLEAANEGDVRPFIRFIAKCTETTLDMLLIATTEYSVGLPEADGSTARYKQTIPVKT, encoded by the exons ATGAATCTCTTGTCGATGGCTGTGGTGGCGGATCCTGAGCTGAAATGGATGAGTCTGTGGCTCCGTGTCAGATGGGCAGCAGTGCTAATGGTCCTGGTGGGCTCTCTGTTGGTGCTgttgctcccactggctgcagtagAAGAGCAGTGTCAGGCAGTGCTCAAAGGACTCTCCTTCCTGAAAAATAAATTGGGAGTAGGCTATGTAGGGATTACCAGGTACACAGGGCAGACAACTGGGCTCAGCGTGACTTCAGGTAGATTAGAGCTGATGGTGCTGAAATCCAAACCTTCCCCAG AAATCAAATTAGAAGCCAAAGCAGCTTTGAATCAAGCCCTTGAAATGAAACGGCAGGGAAAGCGTGAGAAAGCCCATAAACTCTTCATGTATGCCCTCAAGATGGATCCAGATTATGTGGATGCTCTGAATGAGTTTGGCATCTTTTCTGAAGAGGAGAAAGACATCATTCAAGCAGACTACTTGTACTCCAAAGCACTGACCATTTCTCCTTGTCATGAAAAAGCTCTGATCAATCGGGACCGAACTCTGCCCCTGGTTGAAGAGATAGACCAGAGATACTTTAGCATTATTGACAGCAAAGTTAAAAAAGTGATGTCAATCCCCAAAGGCAATTCAGCCCTGCGTCGAGTGATGGAAGAGTCCTATTACCACCATATTTATCACACAGTTGCCATTGAAGGGAACACATTAACACTCTCTGAAATACGGCACATCATTGAGACCAGATATGCTGTTCCTGGGAAAAGTCTCGTGGAGCAGAATGAAGTCATCGGTATGCATGCTGCTATGAAATATGTAAATACCACCCTGGTATCCCGAATAGGCACTGTAACCATCAGCGACGTTTTGGAGATACACAGGAGAGTGCTGGGCTATGTAGACCCGGTGGAAGCTGGGAGGTTTAGGACTACCCAGGTGTTTGTAGGACATCATATCCCACCCCATCCTCAAGATGTTGAAAAACAGATGCAGGAGTTTGTACAGTGGATCAACTCCGAAGATGCCATGAGCTTACACCCTGTGGAATTTGCTGCCTTAGCCCATTATAAACTGGTCTATATCCACCCATTTGTAGATGGCAATGGAAGGACTTCACGCCTGTTAATGAATCTCATACTAATGCAGGCAGGCTATCCACCCATCACAATCCGTAAGGAGCAAAGGGCAGAGTATTATCATGTCTTAGAAGCAGCCAATGAAGGAGATGTGAGACCTTTCATACGCTTCATTGCAAAATGTACTGAGACCACTTTAGATATGCTGCTTATTGCCACAACAGAATATTCAGTTGGTTTACCTGAGGCTGATGGCAGCACTGCTAGATACAAGCAAACTATTCCAGTCAAAACTTGA